From Cognatishimia activa, one genomic window encodes:
- a CDS encoding DMT family transporter — MLEAIYKSPSALLLYTGGLFGLTFPLGKMASQAGVPPIVWAMVISLGAVIFIAPDLWRRRDFKIPRGRVLQYVLISGLVSFALVNVMIFALIPELGAGQVGLMFALSPVFTLALSVLFRLKGVSPLGVLGIVFGLVGACVVVLGRDGAFAGINPWALLGLALPMVLAAGNIYRTLHWPEGEHPASLAFWSQGAALIGLIIAQFVLYGAIPLSKFGVIPTVTAIQLVSAALIFPAYFRLQHLGGPLLLSQTGYVAAATSLFSATLFLGERYSTVTWAGAGLVFFGIALTILAQSKVSLRRSRV, encoded by the coding sequence ATGCTTGAAGCGATCTACAAAAGCCCTAGCGCGCTGCTGCTTTACACCGGTGGCCTCTTTGGCTTGACCTTTCCACTCGGAAAAATGGCCTCCCAGGCCGGGGTTCCGCCGATAGTCTGGGCCATGGTTATTTCCTTGGGTGCTGTGATCTTCATTGCGCCGGACCTGTGGAGGCGGCGGGACTTCAAAATCCCACGCGGCCGCGTCCTGCAATATGTTCTGATTTCAGGACTGGTGTCTTTTGCCCTGGTCAATGTGATGATCTTTGCTTTGATCCCAGAGCTTGGGGCCGGGCAGGTGGGGTTGATGTTCGCGCTTTCCCCAGTCTTCACATTGGCGCTTTCCGTGCTCTTTCGTTTGAAAGGTGTTTCGCCGCTTGGCGTTTTGGGCATTGTCTTTGGCCTTGTCGGAGCCTGCGTCGTGGTGCTTGGTCGGGATGGCGCGTTTGCCGGGATAAACCCGTGGGCGCTTCTAGGGTTGGCACTGCCGATGGTGCTTGCCGCGGGGAATATTTATCGCACGCTGCACTGGCCTGAGGGCGAGCATCCCGCAAGCCTTGCGTTCTGGAGCCAGGGCGCTGCTCTGATCGGATTGATCATAGCGCAGTTTGTACTCTATGGCGCGATCCCACTGTCCAAATTCGGTGTGATTCCGACAGTGACTGCTATTCAGCTCGTCTCTGCCGCGCTGATCTTTCCGGCCTACTTCCGACTGCAACATTTGGGCGGGCCATTATTGCTTAGCCAAACCGGCTATGTGGCTGCTGCGACGAGCCTTTTCTCAGCAACACTGTTTCTGGGCGAACGCTACTCCACTGTGACTTGGGCCGGGGCTGGATTGGTGTTTTTTGGCATCGCTCTCACAATATTGGCGCAATCCAAGGTCTCTCTGCGCCGGTCACGGGTCTAG
- the tatC gene encoding twin-arginine translocase subunit TatC, producing the protein MSSSDEIEDSSAPLIEHLAELRTRLIHSVVAFVIGMVICFTVATPLFNFLTAPLCQVLGERGQDCDLIFISPQEGFFVAIKISFLGGFILAFPYIGLQMWRFVAPGLYKNERGAFLPFLIASPFMFILGASFAFYVVTPLAYDFFLGFQQFGNEGEAVVGEEVSQGLSVVFQGSAQEYLNLTIKFIVAFGLCFQLPVLLTLMGKAGLVSSEGLGNMRKYAVVGILVLAALVTPPDVITQVILFVVVYGLYEVSIFLVRRVETKREEKLRAEGYYDDEEEADLEDELNTDGK; encoded by the coding sequence ATGAGCTCATCTGACGAAATCGAAGACAGCTCTGCGCCGCTCATCGAACATCTCGCAGAGCTGCGGACACGGCTGATCCACTCAGTTGTAGCCTTTGTCATTGGCATGGTGATTTGCTTCACCGTTGCAACACCGCTCTTTAACTTCCTGACCGCACCGCTGTGTCAGGTGCTGGGGGAGCGCGGCCAGGACTGTGATCTGATCTTTATCAGCCCGCAAGAAGGCTTCTTTGTTGCGATCAAGATCTCTTTCTTGGGCGGATTCATCCTGGCCTTTCCTTACATTGGCCTGCAGATGTGGCGCTTTGTTGCGCCCGGGCTTTACAAAAACGAACGTGGGGCCTTCCTGCCGTTCCTGATTGCGTCGCCCTTCATGTTCATTCTGGGCGCGTCCTTTGCCTTCTACGTTGTGACGCCGCTGGCCTATGATTTCTTCTTGGGCTTCCAGCAGTTTGGCAATGAAGGCGAGGCTGTCGTAGGTGAGGAGGTCAGTCAGGGTCTCTCGGTGGTTTTCCAAGGCTCTGCACAGGAATATCTGAACCTGACCATCAAGTTCATTGTGGCCTTTGGCCTCTGCTTCCAGCTGCCTGTGTTGTTGACCCTGATGGGCAAAGCGGGACTCGTCAGCTCTGAAGGTCTCGGTAACATGCGCAAATACGCGGTTGTGGGCATTCTGGTTCTGGCCGCGCTGGTGACGCCACCTGATGTTATCACACAGGTGATCTTGTTTGTGGTGGTCTATGGCCTCTATGAAGTGTCGATCTTCTTGGTGCGTCGAGTGGAAACCAAGCGCGAGGAAAAATTGCGCGCAGAAGGTTACTATGACGACGAAGAAGAAGCCGACCTTGAGGACGAGCTAAATACAGATGGCAAATAA
- a CDS encoding GrlR family regulatory protein — MAHPTDGYYEVNFASNVGNVGAGKLTMKDLTISGVDVGFLYDGAFQELKDDEYTGHVELRQHNKDMESVFGDFQTYKLMLKGQIRDGKAELSATMVGQEDLSLSVQMSRVSTHRRPRGF, encoded by the coding sequence ATGGCACATCCGACGGACGGCTACTACGAAGTCAATTTTGCGAGCAACGTAGGCAATGTAGGCGCAGGTAAGCTCACCATGAAAGACCTGACGATTTCAGGTGTGGATGTTGGTTTTCTTTATGACGGCGCATTCCAAGAGCTGAAAGACGATGAATACACAGGACATGTTGAGCTGAGACAGCACAACAAAGACATGGAGTCGGTCTTTGGTGATTTTCAGACCTATAAACTCATGCTGAAAGGGCAGATCCGAGACGGAAAAGCGGAACTGTCTGCAACGATGGTTGGTCAGGAAGACCTGAGCCTGTCCGTTCAAATGTCACGGGTAAGCACACACCGTCGTCCACGCGGATTCTAA
- a CDS encoding trimethylamine methyltransferase family protein — protein sequence MTRTQTRRAGGRNARREARAAALTEDQRAIHPGMSGGSCKPLSPSDIDRIHEAALRALEEIGLADTPDSGVAYLKKVGAVLGDDGRVRFPREVVKDALGKSCKSFTLYGRDPKHDLELNGTRVYFGTAGAAVSMVDVEGRNYRDSTLQDLHDAAKICDQLDNIHFVQRPIVARDVLDNREMDLNTIYATCSGTTKHIGTSFTEPDFVDDALKMLHKIAGGEEAWRARPFVANTNCFVVPPMKFATESCEAMERCILGGMPVLLLSACMSGATAPSTIAGAIVQSVAECLAGLVYVNAVKPGHPAIFGTWPFGLDLRTGAMTSGSGEQALLSAACAQMHQFYGIPGGSPNGMTDSKLPDMQAGWEQMCSNVMSALSGTNMVYEAAGMHASLLGFCHESLILGDDLIGHAMRCLRGIEVNDTTLAVEQIREVCIGGPGHYLGTDETLSRMQKDFVYPSLASRTSPKEWEEQGKPDLIEAATARKNEILGRPSAAAFDILLDSELREMFNIHLPRP from the coding sequence ATGACTCGCACTCAAACCCGCCGCGCTGGCGGACGCAACGCCCGCCGCGAAGCCCGCGCCGCTGCCCTTACAGAAGATCAGCGCGCCATCCACCCCGGCATGTCCGGCGGGAGCTGTAAACCGCTGTCTCCATCGGATATAGACCGCATCCACGAAGCCGCCCTACGCGCTTTGGAAGAAATCGGTCTTGCTGACACGCCAGACAGTGGCGTGGCCTATTTGAAAAAAGTCGGCGCGGTGCTGGGGGACGATGGCCGCGTGCGCTTCCCGCGTGAGGTTGTTAAGGATGCTCTAGGGAAGTCCTGCAAGTCCTTCACCCTCTACGGTCGGGATCCAAAACATGATCTAGAGCTGAATGGCACCCGTGTTTACTTCGGCACCGCTGGTGCGGCCGTCAGCATGGTCGACGTCGAAGGCCGGAACTATCGTGATAGTACGCTACAAGACCTGCACGATGCCGCGAAGATCTGCGACCAACTCGATAACATCCACTTTGTCCAGCGCCCTATCGTGGCGCGTGATGTCCTAGACAATCGCGAGATGGACCTGAACACGATCTACGCGACTTGTTCCGGCACAACAAAACACATTGGCACGTCCTTCACAGAGCCCGATTTTGTAGATGACGCATTGAAAATGCTACATAAAATCGCGGGCGGTGAAGAAGCATGGCGCGCTCGTCCTTTCGTGGCCAATACCAACTGTTTTGTTGTTCCCCCGATGAAATTCGCGACCGAGAGCTGTGAAGCGATGGAGCGCTGCATTCTGGGGGGCATGCCTGTTCTGCTTCTTTCAGCCTGCATGTCAGGCGCAACTGCTCCCTCCACCATCGCAGGAGCGATCGTTCAATCTGTAGCAGAATGTCTGGCGGGTCTGGTCTATGTGAACGCTGTGAAACCGGGTCACCCTGCCATCTTTGGTACATGGCCCTTTGGTCTCGATCTGCGCACCGGCGCTATGACGTCAGGTTCTGGCGAACAAGCGCTGCTTTCTGCAGCCTGTGCGCAAATGCATCAGTTCTATGGCATTCCAGGCGGATCACCAAACGGCATGACCGACTCAAAATTGCCAGACATGCAGGCAGGTTGGGAGCAGATGTGTTCAAACGTCATGAGCGCCCTGTCCGGCACCAATATGGTCTACGAAGCAGCGGGTATGCACGCATCGCTTCTTGGTTTCTGCCATGAAAGCTTAATTCTTGGAGATGACCTGATTGGTCACGCAATGCGCTGCCTACGTGGTATCGAAGTTAATGACACCACGCTCGCAGTTGAGCAAATCAGAGAGGTCTGCATTGGTGGTCCGGGGCACTATCTGGGCACAGATGAAACCCTATCTAGAATGCAAAAAGACTTTGTTTATCCAAGTCTTGCCAGCCGAACCTCACCTAAGGAATGGGAAGAGCAAGGCAAGCCAGATCTGATCGAAGCTGCCACAGCACGCAAAAATGAAATCCTTGGCCGGCCTTCAGCAGCGGCCTTTGATATCCTTCTCGATTCCGAGTTGCGTGAGATGTTCAACATTCACCTGCCACGACCGTAA
- the cimA gene encoding citramalate synthase — translation MTKEKLYLYDTTLRDGQQTQGVQFSTTEKQQIAQALDTLGVDYIEGGWPGANPTDSEFFENRPDTKATFTAFGMTKRAGMSAENDDVLSAVLNAGTPAVCLVGKSHDFHVETALGITLAENTENISKSIAHIKAQGREALFDAEHFFDGYKANPSYAVEAAKAAYDAGARWVVLCDTNGGALPGEVHEAVAALIEAGVPGDHVGIHTHNDTEHAVANSLAAVDAGARHIQGTLNGLGERCGNANLTTLIPMLLLKEPYASQFDTGVTTEALTDLTKISRMLDDILNRVPTKQAAFVGASAFAHKAGLHASAILKDPSTYEHVDPSTVGNARVIPMSNQAGQSNLRRRLSEAGIEVEKGNPALARILEKIKEKEALGYSFDTAQASFELLARRELGLLPEFFEVKRYRVTVERRKNKRNEMVSLSEAVVVVKAGGEKFLSVSESMDETGSDRGPVNALAKALAKDLGPYQDVIDDMRLVDFKVRITQGGTEAVTRVIIDSVDGQGRQWSTVGVSANIVDASFEALVDATVWKLVRDGAQPIG, via the coding sequence GTGACCAAAGAAAAGCTCTACCTCTACGACACGACGCTCCGCGATGGGCAGCAAACCCAAGGTGTTCAGTTCTCAACGACTGAAAAGCAACAGATCGCACAGGCGCTCGACACGCTTGGCGTGGATTACATCGAAGGCGGCTGGCCCGGAGCAAACCCGACGGATAGCGAATTCTTTGAGAACCGCCCGGACACTAAAGCGACATTCACCGCCTTCGGCATGACTAAACGCGCGGGCATGTCTGCGGAAAATGACGATGTGCTCTCTGCTGTGCTGAACGCGGGCACGCCTGCCGTGTGCCTAGTCGGCAAAAGCCACGATTTCCACGTTGAAACCGCGCTTGGCATTACGCTTGCGGAGAACACAGAAAACATCTCGAAATCTATCGCGCACATCAAAGCCCAAGGCCGCGAGGCGCTGTTTGATGCGGAGCATTTCTTTGATGGCTACAAGGCCAATCCTTCCTACGCGGTGGAGGCTGCGAAGGCAGCTTACGACGCCGGCGCACGCTGGGTTGTGCTGTGTGATACCAACGGTGGCGCTTTGCCGGGAGAAGTCCATGAGGCGGTGGCAGCGCTGATCGAGGCGGGTGTGCCCGGTGATCACGTGGGTATTCATACGCATAATGACACCGAACACGCTGTGGCGAACTCACTGGCTGCGGTGGATGCAGGCGCGCGTCATATTCAGGGAACACTCAATGGTCTTGGTGAGCGATGCGGCAATGCCAATCTGACAACGCTCATTCCGATGCTATTGCTGAAAGAGCCATACGCGAGCCAGTTTGATACCGGTGTAACCACAGAAGCGCTGACTGATCTGACCAAAATCAGCCGGATGCTCGATGACATCCTTAATCGCGTTCCGACGAAGCAGGCTGCCTTTGTGGGCGCCAGCGCCTTTGCTCATAAGGCGGGGCTGCACGCGAGCGCGATCCTGAAAGATCCATCGACTTATGAACATGTTGATCCGTCTACTGTCGGCAACGCGCGGGTCATCCCAATGTCCAATCAGGCTGGCCAATCCAACCTCAGGCGTCGCCTGAGCGAGGCGGGGATTGAGGTTGAAAAAGGCAATCCAGCCCTTGCGCGTATCCTTGAGAAAATAAAAGAAAAAGAGGCGCTTGGCTATAGTTTTGATACAGCGCAGGCAAGTTTCGAGCTGCTTGCGCGACGAGAGCTTGGCCTGCTGCCGGAGTTCTTTGAGGTCAAACGCTACCGCGTGACGGTTGAGCGTCGAAAGAACAAACGTAATGAAATGGTCAGCCTGTCTGAGGCTGTGGTTGTGGTGAAAGCGGGTGGAGAGAAATTCCTGAGTGTAAGCGAGTCCATGGATGAAACCGGTTCTGACCGAGGCCCGGTGAATGCTTTGGCGAAGGCCTTGGCGAAAGACTTGGGACCGTATCAGGACGTGATCGACGACATGCGGCTCGTGGACTTCAAAGTGCGTATTACACAGGGCGGCACAGAGGCTGTCACACGCGTCATTATTGACAGCGTGGACGGGCAGGGGCGGCAATGGTCTACCGTGGGCGTTTCAGCCAATATCGTGGATGCGTCTTTTGAGGCGCTTGTCGATGCCACGGTCTGGAAGCTGGTGCGCGATGGCGCGCAGCCGATTGGGTAA
- the cysS gene encoding cysteine--tRNA ligase yields MTDVDLTIKLHNSKTRKKEVFEPLDAKNVRMYVCGPTVYDRAHLGNARPVVVFDVLNRLLRHVYGADHVTYVRNFTDVDDKINATALSRKEAGAAGTLEELVAERSDETIGWYLKDMGALGAMEPDFMPRATGYIAQMVTMIEGLIEKGHAYPDGGGHVLFSVKSYADYGKLSGRSVDDMIAGARVEVADNKRDPMDFVLWKPSTDDLPGWDSPWGWGRPGWHIECSAMAHDLLGESFDIHGGGNDLQFPHHENEIAQSCCAHPEGEFARYWMHNEMLQVEGKKMSKSLGNFFTVRDLLDKGIPGEVIRFVFLSTHYGKPMDWTEKKAKEAEATLRKWFAMVEGAEKGDLPSEVLIAVADDLNTSKALTEMHRLAGAGDAAGLKSAMQLVGLVGDVVPEWAAAPKVDLSSFEALLAGAREKAMETKDFSEVDRLKTGLIEAGVEVRMSKAGVELLPGADFDAAKLEVLS; encoded by the coding sequence ATGACCGACGTTGATCTGACGATCAAACTGCATAACTCAAAGACCCGCAAGAAAGAGGTTTTTGAGCCCTTGGACGCCAAGAATGTACGCATGTACGTCTGTGGTCCAACGGTCTACGACCGCGCCCATTTGGGGAATGCGCGGCCTGTGGTTGTGTTTGACGTGCTGAACCGTCTGTTGCGTCATGTCTATGGTGCGGATCACGTGACCTACGTGCGCAATTTCACCGACGTCGATGATAAGATCAACGCGACCGCTTTGAGCCGCAAAGAGGCTGGCGCTGCTGGTACTCTTGAAGAGCTTGTTGCCGAGCGGTCTGATGAGACCATCGGTTGGTATCTCAAGGACATGGGTGCTTTGGGGGCGATGGAGCCTGACTTCATGCCCCGCGCGACGGGCTATATCGCTCAGATGGTCACCATGATCGAAGGGCTGATTGAAAAGGGCCATGCCTATCCAGATGGCGGCGGCCATGTGCTGTTTTCGGTGAAAAGCTATGCCGATTACGGCAAGCTGTCTGGCCGCTCCGTAGATGACATGATCGCTGGTGCGCGGGTCGAAGTGGCTGACAACAAACGCGATCCGATGGATTTCGTGCTGTGGAAGCCTTCGACAGATGATCTGCCCGGTTGGGATAGCCCATGGGGCTGGGGTCGTCCGGGCTGGCATATCGAATGTTCCGCAATGGCGCATGATTTGCTTGGCGAAAGCTTTGACATTCACGGTGGCGGCAATGACCTGCAGTTCCCGCACCACGAAAATGAAATCGCACAAAGTTGCTGCGCCCACCCAGAAGGGGAATTCGCCCGCTACTGGATGCACAATGAGATGCTTCAGGTAGAAGGCAAGAAGATGTCCAAGTCATTGGGCAACTTCTTCACTGTGCGCGACTTGCTGGACAAGGGTATACCGGGCGAGGTGATCCGCTTTGTCTTCCTGTCGACCCATTACGGTAAGCCAATGGACTGGACAGAGAAGAAGGCGAAAGAGGCTGAGGCGACTTTGCGCAAGTGGTTTGCAATGGTGGAGGGCGCTGAGAAGGGCGATCTGCCTTCAGAGGTGCTTATCGCTGTCGCTGACGACCTGAATACCTCAAAGGCGCTGACGGAAATGCACCGATTGGCTGGGGCAGGTGATGCCGCCGGTCTGAAGTCGGCAATGCAGCTTGTTGGCTTGGTGGGCGATGTTGTTCCGGAATGGGCAGCAGCTCCGAAGGTGGATCTTTCATCCTTTGAGGCACTACTGGCTGGCGCGCGCGAAAAGGCAATGGAAACCAAAGACTTCTCTGAGGTTGATCGTTTGAAAACAGGCCTCATTGAAGCAGGTGTTGAAGTGCGCATGAGCAAGGCGGGTGTGGAGCTTTTACCGGGTGCGGATTTTGATGCCGCCAAGCTGGAGGTGCTTTCGTGA
- a CDS encoding squalene/phytoene synthase family protein yields MNPDIAACAGIVQKGDPDRFLAIMSGPLHLREKLFPLYAMNVEVARAPWVTQESMIAEMRLQWWRDALEEIAKGGEVRRHEVVTPLSEVLNSKQAEALYVLVEARRWDIYKDPFEDVAAFQTHLDDTAGVLLAVAAELAGASETQHIQTVGRVDGLARWFQAIPALEAQGRIPLVDGRASAVAELAKEALADFKMARVEIGRVDRDVAAVLRLTWQSSSLLKQAMKNPNVVQEGNLYNGEFRNKFSLLWKSLNANW; encoded by the coding sequence GTGAATCCTGACATTGCAGCCTGCGCCGGGATCGTCCAGAAAGGCGATCCTGATCGATTTTTGGCGATTATGTCGGGGCCATTGCATCTGCGTGAAAAGCTCTTTCCGCTCTATGCCATGAATGTCGAAGTCGCCCGTGCGCCTTGGGTGACTCAAGAAAGCATGATCGCCGAAATGCGCCTGCAATGGTGGCGTGACGCCTTGGAAGAAATTGCCAAAGGTGGTGAGGTGCGTCGGCATGAGGTGGTGACACCACTGTCAGAGGTTCTCAATTCCAAGCAAGCCGAGGCGCTTTATGTGCTGGTAGAAGCGCGGCGTTGGGACATTTACAAAGATCCGTTTGAGGATGTAGCGGCGTTTCAGACCCATCTTGATGACACAGCTGGAGTGTTGCTGGCTGTCGCTGCGGAACTGGCGGGCGCTTCAGAGACACAGCATATTCAGACTGTCGGACGTGTGGATGGGCTGGCGCGGTGGTTTCAGGCGATCCCAGCTCTTGAGGCGCAGGGGCGTATTCCGTTGGTCGATGGCCGCGCGAGTGCGGTTGCAGAGCTGGCGAAAGAGGCGCTTGCTGATTTCAAGATGGCGCGTGTTGAAATTGGACGCGTTGATCGAGATGTCGCCGCCGTACTGCGCCTAACGTGGCAATCTAGTTCACTGTTGAAACAGGCTATGAAAAACCCGAATGTGGTGCAAGAAGGCAATCTGTATAACGGGGAATTCAGAAATAAATTCAGTCTCTTGTGGAAGTCACTTAACGCAAATTGGTGA
- a CDS encoding helix-turn-helix transcriptional regulator, translated as MPGSESRSARLSAIMNRLSGGETLRAEDLAREFGVSQRSIYRDMDTLKASGMPIEATQGTGYRAAAVITLPPLHLNEQELEALHLGLLAVAASADEDLQAAAQSVSEKLDTAIPAEGGISDQSFAVYPFEHAGTALQHLATLRAAIRSQQRLRVTLGSGQIEDLRPLKLDYWGRVWILTSYGETTQGFVKTHVSSLTSVSILPGLFVSEEGKGLADLTSAEITNLR; from the coding sequence TTGCCCGGCTCAGAATCACGCAGTGCGCGCCTCAGTGCAATTATGAACCGACTATCGGGCGGTGAGACGCTGCGCGCCGAAGATCTGGCACGCGAATTTGGCGTCTCTCAACGCAGTATCTATCGCGATATGGACACGTTGAAAGCCAGCGGCATGCCGATTGAGGCCACACAAGGGACTGGATATCGCGCCGCTGCGGTCATCACGCTTCCTCCATTGCATTTGAATGAACAGGAACTAGAAGCCTTACACCTAGGTCTGCTTGCCGTGGCCGCCAGTGCTGATGAAGATCTGCAAGCAGCCGCACAATCGGTTTCAGAGAAGCTTGACACAGCCATACCCGCTGAAGGAGGCATTTCAGACCAAAGCTTTGCGGTTTATCCGTTTGAACATGCGGGCACAGCTTTGCAGCACCTCGCCACGCTCAGGGCTGCGATCAGATCACAGCAACGGCTACGCGTGACGCTGGGCAGCGGACAGATCGAAGATCTTAGGCCTCTGAAATTAGATTACTGGGGGCGTGTTTGGATTTTGACCAGCTATGGGGAAACCACGCAGGGATTTGTCAAAACCCATGTGAGCTCGCTGACATCCGTTTCAATCCTACCCGGACTGTTTGTGTCTGAGGAAGGCAAAGGGCTCGCTGATCTGACCTCAGCAGAGATCACCAATTTGCGTTAA
- a CDS encoding VOC family protein: protein MRLEHVNVTVADPKEMAGILNDLFGWKIRWEGTAMNNGYTVHVGSDDSYLALYSPNKPLTENDNSYGLLSGLNHIGVVVDDLEAVENRVINAGYKPHSHADYEPGERFYFDGPEGIEFEVVSYA from the coding sequence ATGCGCTTAGAACATGTGAATGTCACCGTGGCTGACCCGAAAGAAATGGCTGGTATCTTAAATGACCTCTTTGGTTGGAAGATCCGCTGGGAGGGAACAGCTATGAACAACGGATACACGGTTCACGTTGGTAGTGATGATTCATATTTGGCCTTGTATTCGCCGAATAAGCCTCTGACTGAGAACGATAATTCTTACGGACTGCTCAGCGGGCTTAACCATATTGGGGTTGTTGTGGATGACCTAGAGGCGGTCGAAAATCGAGTCATTAATGCAGGCTACAAGCCGCATAGCCATGCCGACTACGAACCTGGTGAGCGGTTTTATTTTGACGGCCCAGAGGGCATAGAATTTGAGGTCGTCAGCTATGCTTGA
- the soxR gene encoding redox-sensitive transcriptional activator SoxR, whose protein sequence is MQNRQITNRGLSIGQISDRTGLAPSAIRYYEDESLVAPFRNAGGQRRYERADIRRLSFIMIAQQLGFSIKQIKAALASLPDNRTPTKADWTRLSKQFRDDLEARIAQMEALRDKLDGCIGCGCLSLKACKLYNPQDRIKTKGHGPRYLMGNSIEEIM, encoded by the coding sequence TTGCAAAACAGACAGATAACAAATAGAGGGCTGAGCATTGGTCAGATTTCTGATCGAACTGGCCTCGCACCAAGCGCCATACGCTACTACGAGGATGAATCGCTGGTTGCACCCTTCCGCAATGCAGGCGGGCAACGTCGCTATGAAAGGGCTGATATTCGGCGGCTTTCATTCATTATGATCGCGCAGCAACTTGGGTTCTCAATCAAACAGATCAAAGCTGCGCTTGCGAGCCTGCCGGACAATCGTACGCCGACCAAAGCCGACTGGACGCGCCTGTCCAAACAATTCCGCGACGATCTAGAGGCGCGCATCGCTCAGATGGAAGCCCTAAGAGACAAGTTGGATGGCTGTATCGGTTGTGGCTGTCTCTCGCTAAAGGCTTGTAAACTCTACAATCCTCAGGATCGCATCAAAACCAAGGGCCATGGGCCAAGGTATTTGATGGGGAATTCAATCGAGGAGATTATGTAA
- a CDS encoding twin-arginine translocase TatA/TatE family subunit → MLNNIGLPGLLLIAVVVLVLFGRGKISSLMGEVGKGITAFKKGVDDGKKEIEEGEADVAEVAKDVTPADEKDKV, encoded by the coding sequence ATGCTCAATAACATTGGCCTGCCGGGTCTTCTGCTGATCGCCGTTGTCGTTCTGGTTCTGTTTGGCCGTGGCAAAATCTCGTCCCTGATGGGCGAAGTGGGCAAAGGCATCACTGCGTTCAAGAAAGGCGTGGATGACGGCAAGAAAGAGATCGAAGAAGGCGAAGCGGATGTTGCTGAAGTGGCAAAAGACGTCACGCCAGCAGACGAAAAAGACAAGGTCTAA
- a CDS encoding ATP-binding protein, which produces MANKTLKRIAEALERMAPAPLPSPDFDAADAFVWHVEPDRLEPVPQVNRIGIELLIGVNRSRDTLLENTVQFAKGLPANNALLWGARGMGKSSLVKAVHAEVLDRGLPLKIVELQREDLPSVARLLNHLRGREERFVLFCDDLSFSHDDQHYKSLKAVLDGGIEGRPENVVFYATSNRRHLMPRDMIENERSSAINPSESVEEKVSLSDRFGLWLGFHPCSQDEYLDMIRGYCKTYGVKIDEDTLWAEAIEWQATRGSRSGRVAWQYFTDLAGRKGVLINS; this is translated from the coding sequence ATGGCAAATAAGACCTTGAAACGTATTGCAGAGGCGCTGGAGCGGATGGCTCCGGCGCCTTTGCCGTCCCCGGACTTTGACGCGGCAGATGCCTTCGTCTGGCATGTGGAACCTGATCGACTAGAACCAGTGCCTCAGGTCAATCGTATTGGCATCGAACTGTTGATCGGCGTGAACCGGTCTCGCGATACGCTGCTGGAAAACACCGTTCAATTTGCCAAAGGGCTTCCTGCCAACAACGCGCTGCTTTGGGGCGCGCGCGGCATGGGGAAATCCTCATTGGTGAAAGCTGTGCATGCTGAGGTGTTAGACCGAGGCCTGCCTTTGAAGATTGTTGAGCTACAGCGCGAAGACCTGCCAAGTGTCGCTCGGCTGCTTAATCATCTGCGGGGCAGGGAGGAACGCTTTGTGCTCTTCTGTGATGACCTGTCGTTTTCCCATGATGACCAGCACTACAAGAGCCTGAAGGCAGTGCTGGATGGAGGTATCGAAGGACGGCCCGAGAATGTGGTCTTCTATGCGACCTCCAATCGTCGCCATCTGATGCCACGGGATATGATTGAAAATGAACGTTCTTCGGCCATCAACCCATCTGAGTCGGTCGAAGAGAAAGTCTCTCTGTCAGATCGATTTGGCCTTTGGCTGGGCTTCCACCCATGTTCGCAGGATGAATACCTCGACATGATCCGCGGCTACTGCAAGACCTACGGTGTAAAGATCGATGAAGATACGCTCTGGGCTGAAGCCATTGAGTGGCAGGCCACCAGAGGCAGCCGGTCTGGCCGCGTCGCATGGCAGTATTTTACTGATCTTGCGGGGCGAAAAGGCGTGCTGATCAATTCATAA
- the tatB gene encoding Sec-independent protein translocase protein TatB produces the protein MFDLGWTELLVIGVVALIVIGPKDLPVMFQQVGRFVGRARGMAREFSYAMNQAADEAGVKDATSGFKSATDGLNSISNPLKAATDSVKDSVKEATDFKLDLNSESLSEERSEAAKKIQEATAQKAKAATEAAEKAKDAE, from the coding sequence ATGTTTGACCTCGGTTGGACCGAACTTCTGGTCATCGGCGTTGTGGCCCTGATCGTGATCGGGCCAAAGGACTTGCCGGTGATGTTCCAGCAGGTGGGCCGTTTTGTTGGTCGGGCGCGTGGCATGGCGCGGGAGTTTTCCTACGCCATGAACCAGGCCGCTGACGAAGCAGGCGTGAAAGACGCGACATCGGGCTTTAAAAGCGCAACGGATGGTCTGAATTCCATTTCAAACCCTCTGAAGGCGGCCACGGATTCCGTGAAAGACTCTGTTAAAGAGGCGACGGATTTCAAATTGGACCTCAATAGCGAATCCTTAAGCGAGGAACGCTCTGAGGCGGCCAAGAAAATCCAGGAAGCGACCGCACAAAAGGCGAAGGCAGCCACAGAGGCTGCTGAGAAGGCAAAGGACGCAGAATGA